From Nicotiana tabacum cultivar K326 chromosome 22, ASM71507v2, whole genome shotgun sequence, one genomic window encodes:
- the LOC142176374 gene encoding uncharacterized protein LOC142176374, with translation MVAIKAMHYLPRIPRLKSLYASMSSAPHMRWHFENRRPPGVMCHPSDGEAWKHFDRTYPYFASEPRNIRLGLCADGFMPFSVSATPYSCWPVFLTPYNLPPELCMTSPYIFLNCIIPGSRNPKSLIDVYLQPLIDELKQLWYDGVETYDISTKQNFNLRDNLIWTINDFPAYGMLSGWMTAGKLACPYYMENSKAFTLKHGRKQSWFDCHRQFLPEGHEFRRMKNAFKKNKLEYDYPPPILSGDEIWERVQNFSKVTEVPPHRFPGYGVTHNWTKQSIFWELPYWKDNLLRHNLDVMHIEKNYFDNLFNTVMDVKGKTKDNPKARLNLQEYCRRPELHL, from the coding sequence ATGGTCGctatcaaggcgatgcattatttacctcgtATACCTAGGCTAAAGAgtttatatgcgtcgatgagttctgctcctcatatgagatggcactttgaaaatagaagaccacctggtgttatgtgccatccttcagatggagaagcttggaagcactttgataggacatatccatattttgctagtgaaccaaggaacattcggttaggtctgtgtgcggatggcttcatgcctttttctgtatctgcgacaccgtattcatgttggcctgtctttcttacaccttataatctaccacccgagttgtgcatgactagtccatatatattcttaaattgtattatccccggttcacgtaatccgaaaagtttgatagatgtatatttgcaacctttgattgatgagctaaaacaattatggtacgatggtgttgaaacatatgacatatcaaccaagcagaatttcaatttgcgtgATAATTTAATATGGacaattaatgattttcctgcgtatggaatgttgtctgggtggatgactgctgggaagctagcttgtccttactacatggaaaatagtaaagcgttcactttgaaacatggccgaaagcaatcatggtttgattgtcatcgtcaattcttgcctgagggtcatgagtttagaaggatgaaaaatgcttTCAAAAAGAATAAACTGGAATATGATtatccacctccgatactttcaggtgatgaaatttgggagagggtccagaacttcagtaaagttactgaagtTCCACCGCATAGATTCCCCGGATacggtgttactcataattggaccaaacagagtatattttgggagttgccttattggaaggataatcttctccgtcacaaccttgatgtcatgcatattgagaagaattattttgacaatttgttcaacacagtgatggatgttaaaggtaagacaaaggataacccgaaggctagattgaacttacaagaatattgcaggcggcctgaattacACTTGTAG